A single genomic interval of Chloracidobacterium validum harbors:
- a CDS encoding lysophospholipid acyltransferase family protein, with amino-acid sequence MLATESSPVNLSSAVRQWAEGACVGALVRGAGWLPRRWACRFGILVAGLLALVSPRLRRVGQDNLALAFPELPEPARTRLLWGCIANLGRLFGEFSQLPKLHAGNIAELVEYEGFEHFAAARAQGRGVIFFTGHLGAWELSAYAHALYGHPLTVLVRPIDNPRIDALVRHYRTRSGNRILSKHRDLRSLVAGLRRGETVGILADVNVQPQHGIFCPFFGRPACTSPLVARLARRTGAVVIPGYMVWDARRARHRLIFEPPVDLARTTDEAHDIAENTARLTRRWEAVVRRYPDQWLWIHRRWKSQPASAVNPTAVPDGATFATLGRD; translated from the coding sequence ATGCTAGCGACCGAGTCTTCGCCTGTCAATCTGTCTTCGGCTGTTCGTCAGTGGGCTGAAGGCGCCTGTGTTGGTGCGTTGGTGCGGGGGGCCGGCTGGCTTCCGCGCCGGTGGGCCTGTCGGTTTGGCATCCTGGTGGCGGGGCTACTGGCGCTCGTCAGTCCGCGGTTGCGGCGGGTCGGCCAGGACAATCTGGCGCTAGCCTTCCCGGAACTCCCAGAGCCGGCCCGGACGCGCTTGCTCTGGGGGTGCATTGCAAACCTAGGGCGGCTGTTCGGCGAGTTTTCCCAGCTTCCCAAGCTCCATGCCGGGAACATCGCCGAACTGGTCGAGTATGAAGGCTTTGAGCATTTCGCGGCCGCGCGCGCCCAGGGGCGCGGCGTCATTTTCTTTACCGGACACCTGGGGGCGTGGGAGTTGAGCGCCTATGCCCATGCGCTTTATGGTCATCCCCTGACGGTCTTGGTGCGCCCGATTGACAACCCGCGGATTGACGCCCTGGTGCGTCACTATCGCACCAGGAGTGGCAATCGGATACTTTCAAAGCACCGTGATCTACGGTCGCTGGTGGCCGGCTTGCGGCGCGGTGAGACGGTCGGCATCCTGGCCGATGTCAACGTCCAGCCACAGCACGGCATCTTTTGTCCGTTTTTTGGCCGTCCGGCCTGCACGTCGCCGCTGGTGGCGCGGCTGGCGCGGCGAACCGGCGCCGTCGTCATTCCAGGCTACATGGTCTGGGACGCCCGGCGGGCGCGGCATCGGTTGATTTTTGAGCCGCCGGTTGATTTGGCGCGAACGACCGACGAAGCCCACGACATTGCGGAAAACACCGCCCGCTTGACGCGCCGCTGGGAAGCCGTGGTGCGGCGTTATCCTGATCAGTGGCTATGGATTCATCGCCGCTGGAAAAGCCAACCGGCAAGCGCCGTCAACCCGACGGCGGTTCCGGATGGCGCTACTTTTGCGACGTTAGGACGTGATTGA
- a CDS encoding fibronectin type III domain-containing protein, producing the protein MLKQKNTAWFCVNVAAALFWLWSLGALPARAEGAAFWEAARKEDYLSGRLVGLSVSDNGILRVVPTPQLLGDTQQPFALCSLLVGQDVYIGTGHDGKLFKVATNGTMTLVADFEELDVTALATDGKGTVFAATSPDGKIYQLTGGSARVAYDPPEKYIWALECLADGTLVYATGAKAGVFALVRGEMAARALFTTDESNITSLLVAQDGAIWAGTDPGGLVIRMAPDKTVTAVFDAPSREIRQLAQLADGTVLALGIGDGKPAAATSSPVTSADVTTGDGEGGASPPLRPASGGTTLYRLGSDGRQAPIWTTGDTATVLVRWQAGVLVGLGSGASGGQGRLFFITPDGQASLFGTVDEERVAAASVGANDALYVVTSGLAKLYRLGPENQNEGVFTSAVQDAKALVEAWGYCYLESKGDVVFQTRTGNTQSPSSLWSDWSAETPSPGGMIRSPKARFLQWRIRLKKGAEVTAVRIAYLPKNLPPVITSFSVLPVGVALQEAVMPPPDPSLVTSGLDPLQFGIIANQPPRKVFQRGARTLQWQAEDKNGDTLTYRLAYRLRGQTNWKPLAEKLRNPFFVITPELLPDGTYEFQLEVSDSASNPTALALTSTQLLGPVIINNRLPKITFLPSVISEKESKLKVEILAAAFPLKSVEVAFNGGDWELIYPDDLVLDSASETFTLTYRQLLPGEYLVSIRVLDAALQTTSEKFILAIKP; encoded by the coding sequence ATGTTGAAACAAAAAAACACTGCCTGGTTCTGTGTGAACGTGGCGGCTGCCTTGTTCTGGCTATGGAGCCTGGGGGCGCTGCCGGCGCGCGCCGAGGGGGCTGCCTTTTGGGAAGCCGCGCGGAAGGAAGACTACCTCAGTGGTCGCCTCGTTGGGTTATCTGTGTCTGATAATGGTATTTTGCGCGTCGTACCCACCCCGCAACTCCTGGGCGATACCCAACAGCCCTTTGCCCTCTGTAGCCTGCTGGTGGGCCAGGATGTCTATATCGGAACCGGTCACGACGGCAAACTGTTCAAGGTTGCCACAAACGGAACGATGACACTCGTGGCTGACTTTGAAGAACTGGATGTCACCGCCCTGGCCACCGACGGAAAGGGTACGGTATTTGCCGCAACCTCGCCGGATGGAAAGATTTATCAACTCACCGGCGGCAGCGCACGGGTGGCTTACGACCCACCGGAAAAATATATCTGGGCGCTGGAGTGCTTGGCCGATGGAACGCTGGTGTACGCAACGGGGGCGAAAGCCGGCGTTTTTGCCCTTGTTCGCGGAGAGATGGCGGCGCGGGCGCTGTTTACCACCGATGAGTCAAACATCACCAGTCTCCTGGTGGCACAGGATGGCGCGATTTGGGCCGGCACCGATCCCGGAGGATTGGTCATCCGCATGGCGCCGGATAAAACGGTAACGGCCGTGTTTGACGCTCCATCGCGTGAGATTCGCCAACTTGCGCAACTGGCCGATGGCACGGTTCTCGCGCTCGGCATCGGCGATGGCAAACCGGCGGCAGCCACCAGTAGCCCGGTCACGTCGGCCGATGTGACCACCGGTGACGGGGAAGGTGGCGCGAGTCCGCCGCTGCGCCCGGCCTCCGGGGGAACGACCCTGTATCGGCTTGGGAGCGATGGACGGCAGGCCCCCATCTGGACGACCGGCGATACGGCAACGGTGCTGGTGCGCTGGCAAGCTGGCGTTCTGGTTGGCTTGGGCAGTGGCGCGTCAGGTGGGCAAGGGCGGTTATTTTTCATCACGCCCGATGGTCAGGCCTCGCTCTTTGGGACGGTTGACGAGGAGCGCGTTGCGGCGGCCAGTGTTGGGGCGAATGACGCGCTGTATGTCGTGACGAGTGGGTTGGCCAAACTCTACCGCCTTGGCCCCGAAAATCAAAACGAAGGCGTGTTTACCTCGGCGGTGCAAGATGCTAAGGCACTGGTTGAAGCTTGGGGATACTGTTACCTTGAAAGCAAAGGAGATGTCGTCTTTCAGACACGAACCGGAAACACCCAGTCGCCAAGTTCGCTGTGGAGCGATTGGTCGGCGGAAACACCGTCGCCTGGGGGGATGATTCGGAGTCCCAAGGCTCGTTTTCTTCAGTGGCGAATACGGTTGAAGAAAGGGGCGGAAGTGACGGCCGTGCGCATTGCCTACTTGCCTAAAAACCTGCCGCCGGTGATTACGTCATTCAGCGTGCTGCCGGTGGGGGTTGCTTTGCAGGAAGCCGTCATGCCGCCGCCTGATCCAAGTCTGGTGACCTCTGGGCTGGACCCGCTCCAGTTCGGCATCATTGCCAACCAGCCTCCCCGCAAGGTTTTCCAGCGCGGCGCGCGAACGCTTCAGTGGCAGGCGGAAGACAAAAACGGCGACACCCTGACCTACCGGCTGGCCTATCGGCTGCGTGGGCAAACGAACTGGAAACCGTTGGCTGAAAAGCTACGCAATCCATTTTTTGTCATTACACCCGAACTGCTGCCGGACGGAACCTATGAGTTTCAGCTAGAGGTCAGTGACAGCGCATCTAACCCCACGGCGTTGGCGCTAACATCCACACAGCTCCTTGGCCCGGTGATTATTAACAATCGCTTGCCAAAAATAACTTTCCTTCCTTCAGTTATTTCCGAAAAGGAATCGAAACTGAAAGTTGAGATTTTGGCGGCTGCCTTTCCGCTCAAATCGGTCGAGGTGGCCTTCAATGGCGGAGACTGGGAGCTTATCTATCCAGACGACTTGGTTTTAGACTCGGCTAGTGAAACTTTTACATTGACTTATCGGCAGCTTCTTCCGGGTGAGTATCTCGTGTCTATCCGGGTTTTGGACGCGGCCCTGCAAACGACGAGCGAAAAGTTTATCTTAGCCATCAAACCGTAG
- the recN gene encoding DNA repair protein RecN produces the protein MLRLLNIENIAVVHRQRVAFDAGLTIVTGETGAGKSLVVDALALAVGGRATADIIRAGESRAVVEALFDCPAHPAVARILSEADIEAGDELLIRREVAASGKGRLFINDQLCSVATVRALRPYLVDIHGQGDQQTLMFPSAHAGVLDAFGQHVALSDATATAFSAWQTARRDLDQLKRDEASRLQRLDMLNFQRADIERVAPQAGEDEDLRRERMRLSNAERLLALAAGSYDLLYEREASALDLVAQALRRVEDLAADDPALADTVATLEAARYGIEEAAFALRDYADALVVSPERLREVEARLDALDQLKRKYGGTLAQVLATFDQIQHELANIENYDADVRRLTAAVEAAAQAYQRSALALRSARQAAARRFEAALEQELHALALPQARLVVAFDERHVDAPETWEASGLEAVEFLFTSNPGEPPRPLSKVASGGELARMMLGVKSILAPTDIPRTMVFDEVDVGISGRVAEAVGVRLRRLAERQQVLCITHQAQVARFATTHLRVEKSIVDGRTRAEITLLDARERVEELARIIGGAVVTDSARRAARDLLASEGAVGAPTT, from the coding sequence ATGCTCAGGCTACTCAACATCGAAAACATTGCTGTCGTGCATCGGCAACGGGTGGCGTTTGACGCTGGATTGACTATCGTAACCGGCGAGACCGGGGCCGGGAAGTCACTTGTGGTGGATGCTTTGGCGCTGGCGGTCGGGGGGCGCGCGACGGCCGACATCATTCGCGCCGGTGAGTCACGGGCTGTGGTCGAGGCGTTGTTTGATTGCCCTGCGCACCCAGCGGTGGCGCGCATCCTGTCGGAAGCCGACATCGAGGCCGGGGACGAGTTGCTGATTCGGCGGGAGGTTGCCGCGAGCGGCAAGGGACGCCTTTTCATCAACGATCAGCTTTGCTCGGTGGCGACTGTCCGGGCGCTGCGTCCATACTTGGTGGACATTCACGGGCAAGGGGATCAGCAGACACTGATGTTTCCATCGGCGCATGCTGGTGTGCTCGATGCATTTGGTCAGCATGTGGCGCTGTCCGACGCCACGGCCACAGCGTTTTCGGCTTGGCAAACCGCACGGCGCGACCTCGACCAGCTCAAGCGGGACGAGGCAAGTCGGTTACAGCGACTGGACATGCTCAATTTTCAGCGCGCCGACATTGAACGAGTCGCCCCGCAGGCTGGTGAGGATGAGGACTTGCGGCGTGAACGGATGCGGCTGTCCAATGCGGAACGGTTGTTGGCGCTGGCGGCGGGCAGTTATGACTTGCTTTATGAGCGCGAGGCGTCAGCGCTGGACTTGGTGGCGCAGGCGCTACGGCGGGTTGAGGATTTAGCGGCCGATGACCCGGCGCTGGCCGATACTGTAGCTACCTTGGAAGCTGCGCGGTACGGGATTGAGGAAGCCGCCTTTGCGCTGCGCGATTACGCCGATGCGCTGGTCGTTTCACCAGAGCGGCTTCGTGAAGTCGAAGCGCGCCTGGATGCTCTCGACCAGCTCAAGCGCAAGTATGGCGGGACGCTCGCTCAGGTTCTGGCCACGTTCGACCAAATTCAGCATGAACTGGCGAATATCGAAAACTACGACGCGGACGTGCGCCGCCTGACTGCGGCGGTCGAGGCTGCCGCACAAGCGTATCAGCGTTCGGCGCTCGCGCTTCGGTCGGCGCGACAAGCTGCGGCGCGGCGCTTTGAAGCGGCGCTCGAACAGGAACTCCATGCGTTAGCCCTACCACAGGCGCGGTTGGTGGTAGCGTTTGACGAGCGCCACGTAGATGCCCCTGAGACTTGGGAAGCATCCGGGCTGGAAGCGGTGGAGTTTTTGTTTACCTCGAACCCTGGCGAGCCACCCCGCCCGCTATCCAAGGTTGCCTCTGGCGGCGAGTTGGCGCGGATGATGCTCGGTGTAAAATCTATCCTTGCGCCAACGGATATTCCGCGTACGATGGTGTTTGACGAAGTGGACGTTGGCATTAGTGGGCGGGTTGCGGAGGCAGTCGGTGTCAGGTTGCGGCGATTGGCCGAGCGGCAGCAAGTGTTATGTATTACGCATCAGGCCCAGGTGGCGCGTTTTGCCACGACGCATCTGCGGGTCGAGAAAAGCATCGTGGACGGACGGACACGCGCGGAGATTACGTTATTGGATGCCAGGGAGCGGGTTGAGGAGTTGGCGCGAATTATTGGCGGGGCTGTGGTCACCGATTCAGCCCGCCGCGCTGCGCGTGACCTATTGGCGTCAGAAGGCGCTGTCGGCGCGCCGACAACATAG
- a CDS encoding bifunctional nuclease family protein: MEREMKIRGLMIDPAANTPIVVLKEVDGDQLLPIWVGPFEANAIAFEIEKMAPPRPMTHDLLRNLILQMDGRVRRVVVTELRNNTFFAVIELEIAGKMIFLDARPSDAIALALRVDAPIFVHESVLESSTSVLVERSDGESVEKTDDLEFDWPDEIDESDIGRS, from the coding sequence ATGGAGCGTGAAATGAAAATCCGGGGGTTGATGATTGATCCAGCCGCGAATACCCCGATTGTCGTGCTCAAGGAGGTGGACGGCGATCAGTTGCTTCCGATTTGGGTTGGACCCTTTGAAGCCAACGCGATTGCCTTTGAAATTGAGAAGATGGCGCCGCCGCGTCCTATGACGCATGACTTGCTACGCAACCTGATTCTCCAGATGGACGGCCGGGTGCGGCGGGTGGTTGTGACCGAGCTGCGCAACAACACGTTCTTTGCTGTGATTGAGCTTGAAATCGCTGGCAAGATGATCTTTCTTGATGCGCGTCCGAGCGATGCCATTGCGCTGGCGCTTCGGGTTGACGCCCCGATCTTTGTTCACGAGTCGGTTCTGGAAAGCTCAACCTCCGTGCTGGTCGAGCGTTCGGATGGTGAATCGGTTGAGAAAACGGACGACCTCGAATTTGACTGGCCCGACGA